The Candidatus Eisenbacteria bacterium genome has a segment encoding these proteins:
- a CDS encoding succinate dehydrogenase cytochrome b subunit translates to MSWFRRVFLSSIGKKFWMGVTGVLLCLFIAFHLTANLVFFLGKEAYNGLSASLEKIPILPLLEVGLFALFGLHILLGIVLYFDNRSSRDRYAVYGTKLGGFGTWASKNMIWTGAIVLIYLGIHVRRFVFSEVPELNGHADYHGLNFEVFSSTLYALWYIFGVAVLAVHISHGFQSAFRSLGVNHPVYTPFLEWLSAAAAVVVGVGFASIPIYVLIKGA, encoded by the coding sequence ATGAGTTGGTTCCGAAGGGTGTTCCTATCGTCGATCGGGAAGAAGTTCTGGATGGGCGTCACCGGAGTTCTTCTCTGTCTCTTCATCGCGTTCCACCTGACGGCGAACCTCGTCTTCTTCCTCGGAAAGGAGGCATACAACGGGCTCTCCGCCTCTTTAGAGAAGATACCGATCTTGCCTCTCCTCGAGGTGGGGCTTTTCGCCTTGTTCGGCTTGCACATCCTTCTTGGGATCGTTCTCTATTTCGACAACCGCTCTTCCCGCGACCGGTACGCCGTGTACGGAACGAAACTGGGAGGCTTTGGCACCTGGGCGTCCAAGAACATGATTTGGACCGGAGCGATCGTTCTTATCTATTTAGGGATTCATGTTCGACGCTTCGTGTTCTCGGAGGTGCCCGAGCTGAACGGCCACGCCGACTATCACGGGCTGAACTTCGAGGTCTTCTCGAGCACGCTCTACGCCCTCTGGTACATCTTCGGGGTCGCGGTTCTGGCCGTGCATATCAGCCACGGTTTTCAGAGCGCGTTCCGCTCGCTCGGCGTGAACCATCCGGTCTACACGCCGTTTCTCGAGTGGTTGTCCGCCGCCGCCGCCGTTGTCGTCGGCGTCGGTTTCGCGTCGATACCGATCTACGTCTTGATCAAGGGAGCATAG